In Bradyrhizobium sp. CCBAU 051011, the following are encoded in one genomic region:
- a CDS encoding adenylate/guanylate cyclase domain-containing protein, with translation MAEQRVQRRLAAILAADVVGYSALMQRAEEATYAEFERLKREVIEPSLSRHDGRLIKTTGDGALAEFASPSAAVRCAVEIQESIASGLSSLKLRIGINLGEVIVGADGDLFGDGINIAVRLEGVADPGGILMSEKVYSEVEGKLDVGLEDRGEQPLKNIAKPVRAFAVRAGAFSALSDRLSAAPPLPDKPSIAVLPFENMSGDPEQEYFADGMVEEITTALSRFKWLFVIARNSSFTFKGRAIDIKEVGRRLGVRYVLEGSVRKASGKVRITGQLIDAITGAHIWADRFERDLTDVFALQDEVTVAVVSAIQPKLLQTEIEMATRRRPENLTAYDFYLRGMPQYYLATREGLAEALRLFHRALELDPRFGAVAAMAGVCHMLNVVWRFSNDPQFDRKEAVRLVRLALSIDDSDPETLARASATSAFMVGDSEAEIEMADRAVALNPNSFNVWHYRGWVYKIAGLPEEAVRSWERAIRISPVDPLLHRSLGGMGTALIELRRFDEAIVAGKKALRQNPSHPGIHRCLASAFAHLGRDAEAREAAAHLLEVDPAFTISSWIARGGQSNSKLLIEGLRKAGLPE, from the coding sequence GTGGCGGAGCAGCGGGTTCAAAGGCGATTAGCGGCGATCTTGGCTGCCGACGTGGTCGGTTACTCTGCGTTGATGCAACGCGCTGAGGAAGCCACCTACGCCGAGTTCGAGCGGCTGAAGCGCGAAGTAATCGAGCCTAGCCTCTCCCGCCACGACGGACGACTGATCAAGACCACGGGTGACGGCGCGTTGGCCGAGTTCGCAAGTCCATCGGCGGCGGTGCGATGCGCAGTGGAGATACAGGAAAGCATCGCGTCAGGCCTAAGCTCCCTCAAGCTACGCATTGGGATCAATCTCGGCGAGGTTATCGTCGGGGCGGACGGCGATCTATTTGGCGACGGGATCAACATCGCTGTCCGGCTAGAAGGGGTCGCCGATCCGGGCGGCATCCTGATGTCGGAAAAGGTGTACAGCGAGGTCGAGGGCAAGCTGGATGTTGGCCTCGAGGACCGGGGCGAACAGCCGCTCAAGAACATCGCCAAGCCAGTCCGCGCTTTTGCCGTACGGGCGGGAGCGTTTAGCGCACTGAGCGATAGGCTGAGTGCGGCCCCGCCACTTCCCGACAAGCCCTCCATCGCCGTGCTGCCGTTCGAGAACATGAGCGGCGACCCCGAACAGGAGTATTTTGCGGACGGAATGGTGGAGGAGATCACGACGGCGCTTTCGCGGTTTAAATGGCTGTTCGTAATCGCTCGCAATTCGAGCTTCACCTTCAAGGGCAGAGCGATCGATATCAAGGAAGTCGGACGAAGGCTTGGCGTGCGCTATGTCCTTGAAGGGTCGGTGCGCAAGGCTTCGGGGAAAGTTCGCATCACAGGACAGTTGATTGATGCGATTACCGGCGCACACATTTGGGCGGACAGGTTCGAGCGTGACCTGACAGACGTTTTTGCTCTCCAGGACGAAGTCACTGTCGCCGTTGTCTCAGCCATTCAGCCGAAATTGCTTCAAACAGAAATTGAAATGGCGACGCGGAGGCGACCGGAGAACCTCACCGCCTATGATTTTTATCTCCGTGGTATGCCGCAGTACTACCTAGCGACCCGCGAAGGGTTGGCGGAGGCACTCCGACTGTTCCACCGCGCCTTGGAGCTCGACCCTCGGTTCGGCGCTGTCGCGGCTATGGCAGGTGTCTGTCACATGCTCAACGTCGTTTGGCGTTTTAGCAACGATCCTCAGTTCGACCGCAAGGAAGCAGTTCGGCTTGTTCGTTTGGCATTGAGCATCGATGATAGTGATCCGGAAACGTTAGCAAGGGCTTCCGCAACCTCGGCGTTCATGGTCGGCGATAGTGAAGCCGAGATCGAAATGGCTGACCGGGCGGTCGCGCTCAACCCGAATTCATTTAACGTGTGGCACTACAGAGGCTGGGTCTATAAAATTGCGGGGTTGCCGGAGGAAGCGGTGCGGAGCTGGGAACGGGCCATTCGCATCAGCCCGGTAGACCCGCTGCTACACCGATCGTTGGGTGGGATGGGAACGGCCCTTATTGAGCTTCGTCGCTTTGACGAGGCCATCGTCGCAGGGAAGAAGGCTCTACGTCAAAACCCCTCCCATCCGGGAATTCACCGCTGTCTCGCGTCCGCTTTCGCTCATCTCGGACGTGATGCTGAGGCCCGTGAGGCAGCGGCGCATCTGCTTGAGGTCGATCCGGCCTTTACAATCTCTTCGTGGATCGCTCGGGGCGGACAGTCAAACTCGAAGCTGCTGATCGAGGGTCTTCGGAAAGCGGGGTTGCCCGAATGA
- a CDS encoding disulfide bond formation protein B, with amino-acid sequence MTSAATHSPPVRRAADPAVIAALAVAVVAAATLAGAWFFELVLDIRPCPLCLEQRYAYYLAVPLGLLVAFAASRGAPRQVVVAGFAALLLAALANAWLGGYHAGVEWQFWQGPTDCSGPLADLGNAGTLLQRLDTVKVIRCDEVQWRFLGLSLAGYNVLISMLMALIALWGIVAAKRTAS; translated from the coding sequence GTGACATCAGCCGCCACCCATTCACCGCCCGTGCGCCGTGCCGCCGATCCGGCGGTCATTGCGGCGCTGGCGGTGGCCGTGGTCGCCGCCGCAACGCTGGCGGGGGCCTGGTTCTTCGAGCTCGTGCTGGATATCCGCCCCTGTCCGCTCTGTCTCGAACAGCGCTATGCCTATTATCTGGCGGTCCCGCTCGGCCTCCTGGTGGCGTTTGCCGCCTCGCGCGGGGCGCCGCGGCAGGTAGTGGTGGCCGGCTTCGCGGCGCTTCTGCTCGCGGCGCTGGCCAATGCCTGGCTCGGCGGCTATCACGCCGGCGTCGAATGGCAATTCTGGCAGGGCCCGACCGATTGCTCCGGCCCCCTGGCCGATCTCGGCAACGCCGGCACGCTGCTGCAGCGGCTCGACACGGTGAAAGTGATCCGCTGCGACGAGGTGCAGTGGCGTTTCCTCGGGCTCTCGCTCGCCGGCTACAACGTTCTGATCTCGATGTTGATGGCGCTGATCGCCCTGTGGGGCATCGTCGCGGCGAAGCGGACAGCATCGTAG